A region of Pongo pygmaeus isolate AG05252 chromosome 15, NHGRI_mPonPyg2-v2.0_pri, whole genome shotgun sequence DNA encodes the following proteins:
- the LOC129012659 gene encoding FAM231A/C-like protein, which yields MGSSKGLWKERPSDHTSECFSTTACPVAFILLVWNSQTPAGLQSLYTGQHPSLSVRAQRAGPQASREEGTFWTERVGQERWLIRSGSSQNESQEDQGADLISHPGLKADNQRESSTWANEVEGRRPQCTPALNLTPSHPHPPCPLTTFLRSVIGIQIPPGLVAVGGTVA from the coding sequence ATGGGGTCTTCAAAGGGACTGTGGAAAGAGAGGCCTTCAGATCACACCTCTGAATGCTTTTCCACCACAGCATGCCCTGTGGCCTTTATCCTGCTGGTGTGGAACAGTCAGACCCCTGCAGGGCTGCAGAGCCTCTATACTGGGCAGCATCCCAGCCTGAGTGTCAGAGCTCAGAGGGCAGGCCCCCAAGCAAGCAGAGAGGAGGGCACCTTTTGGACAGAACGTGTGGGACAAGAGCGATGGCTCATCCGTTCAGGTTCCTCACAAAATGAGAGTCAGGAAGATCAGGGCGCAGACCTGATTTCCCACCCAGGGCTGAAAGCAGACAACCAGAGGGAGAGCAGCACCTGGGCCAATGAGGTAGAAGGCAGAAGACCTCAGTGTACTCCTGCCCTCaacctcaccccctcccacccacaTCCTCCATGCCCCCTGACCACCTTCCTCAGAAGTGTAATAGGAATCCAGATTCCCCCCGGCCTGGTTGCTGTGGGAGGCACAGTGGCCTGA